From a single Lentimicrobiaceae bacterium genomic region:
- a CDS encoding flippase-like domain-containing protein, producing the protein MSKFKKKWIFQFVRFLGIALFVIILLRVDLKEISKSILNANLNFLLIGVIFQILVLLFKAIRWHLMNNGRPEWKYKALSFGRFFESYAIGIVTPARMGEVIKAGHETGKQNVFNAGIRVLAERGIDIGIFVALAGLSVLAGYYLEVSPAYGWLITIGGTAVVLISMLILTSSKAIGLMLALLKKLPGKWDDLTARGIAYHRNTTFLIILLSFASNVSYFVSCYFLSKSAGVDAGFIWVTGAVAVSGLLNMLPVTIMGLGTRELVFLYVFKSIATQNIILTFSFLMLLVAQIGGGLLALVAGQVLLLKTKKYSYD; encoded by the coding sequence ATGAGCAAATTTAAAAAAAAGTGGATTTTTCAGTTTGTCCGGTTTTTAGGCATAGCACTTTTCGTGATTATATTGCTTCGTGTTGATTTAAAGGAAATTTCTAAATCTATCCTGAATGCCAATCTGAATTTCCTGCTGATTGGAGTGATTTTTCAAATACTGGTGTTGTTGTTTAAAGCTATCAGATGGCATTTAATGAACAATGGAAGGCCGGAATGGAAATACAAAGCGCTTAGCTTTGGCCGCTTTTTTGAAAGCTATGCCATTGGTATTGTGACACCTGCCAGGATGGGGGAAGTGATAAAAGCTGGCCATGAAACCGGAAAGCAGAATGTTTTTAATGCCGGAATCAGAGTGCTGGCTGAAAGGGGAATTGATATAGGCATTTTTGTTGCATTGGCCGGACTATCTGTACTTGCCGGTTATTATCTGGAGGTTTCTCCGGCTTATGGCTGGCTGATTACTATTGGGGGAACAGCTGTAGTCCTGATTTCAATGCTTATTCTTACCTCTTCAAAAGCTATTGGATTGATGCTTGCTTTACTCAAAAAGCTTCCCGGAAAATGGGATGACCTCACTGCCCGTGGAATTGCATACCACAGAAATACCACCTTTCTTATTATTTTATTGAGTTTTGCTTCCAATGTCAGCTATTTTGTTTCATGCTATTTTTTAAGTAAATCGGCAGGTGTTGATGCTGGTTTTATCTGGGTTACTGGCGCCGTAGCCGTTTCAGGGCTGTTAAATATGCTGCCTGTTACCATCATGGGGCTGGGGACCAGAGAACTGGTTTTTCTTTATGTTTTTAAATCCATTGCCACCCAAAATATCATTCTCACTTTCTCATTTTTAATGTTGCTTGTGGCGCAGATTGGCGGCGGACTGTTAGCTCTGGTTGCTGGTCAGGTTCTGTTGCTGAAAACTAAAAAGTATTCATATGACTGA
- a CDS encoding Coenzyme F420 hydrogenase/dehydrogenase, beta subunit C-terminal domain, with protein sequence MKSDLCNRCGSCVGLSEGKIVFIDREGDFRPVVKQEPDEEMSARLLNACAGKVFNFPEYRKQFYPETPSFHTYTGPYNGIFIAHSTDETIRKTGASGGMISAILIWMLNRGWIDGAVVTGMSKEKPWLAQSFIATTPDEILEAAQSKYIITSVNEILPEIAAFKGKLAYVGLPGQIQSIRKLQFAGDSAVANIKYIFGPFYGNTLHFSSVRSFLKSYKIKDYTNISKLYFRYGEWPGNMRVEMTDGRAVELPKFHANYLIPFHILKNSLLCTDLSNEFTDISGGDAWAPVYEERGKGFSMVISRNDTGKEILLQMEKEGLIALTPISIDEAITMHSHGYDLKKRGTFIRIRFRKMLGLPVPDYGYTLSDFTFTRYFMEIMIDALFLTLGTAPARWLVEQFSPSFIGKLFEHSRKIWKKSTHKIKRQDLQ encoded by the coding sequence ATGAAGTCTGACCTGTGCAACCGTTGCGGCAGTTGTGTGGGATTATCAGAAGGTAAAATTGTCTTTATCGACAGGGAAGGTGATTTCAGGCCTGTGGTTAAACAGGAGCCTGACGAGGAGATGTCAGCACGCTTATTAAATGCCTGCGCCGGTAAAGTGTTTAACTTTCCTGAATACAGGAAGCAATTTTATCCTGAAACGCCCTCTTTTCATACTTACACGGGACCTTACAACGGGATTTTTATTGCGCATTCAACTGATGAAACTATTCGGAAAACCGGGGCTAGCGGGGGTATGATCTCAGCAATTCTCATCTGGATGCTGAACCGGGGCTGGATAGATGGTGCCGTTGTAACCGGCATGTCCAAAGAAAAGCCCTGGCTGGCACAATCCTTTATAGCAACTACGCCTGACGAAATTCTGGAAGCTGCTCAAAGCAAGTATATCATCACTTCGGTAAATGAGATATTACCTGAAATAGCTGCATTCAAAGGAAAGCTTGCTTATGTCGGGTTGCCCGGGCAAATTCAGAGCATTCGAAAACTTCAATTTGCCGGCGACAGCGCTGTGGCGAATATCAAATATATTTTTGGCCCGTTTTATGGAAATACCCTCCACTTTTCATCAGTAAGGAGTTTTCTGAAATCATACAAGATTAAGGATTACACTAATATCAGCAAATTGTATTTCCGTTATGGTGAATGGCCGGGTAATATGCGGGTAGAGATGACTGATGGCCGTGCTGTTGAGCTGCCAAAGTTTCATGCCAATTATCTGATACCGTTTCATATTCTGAAAAACAGCCTTTTGTGTACCGACCTCAGCAACGAGTTTACCGACATTTCTGGTGGTGATGCCTGGGCTCCTGTTTACGAAGAGCGTGGAAAAGGTTTTTCAATGGTCATTTCAAGGAATGATACAGGCAAGGAAATCCTGCTTCAGATGGAAAAGGAAGGTCTTATAGCCTTGACCCCGATTAGTATAGATGAAGCAATTACCATGCACTCTCATGGATACGATTTGAAAAAGCGCGGCACTTTTATTCGTATCAGATTCCGGAAGATGCTGGGTTTGCCTGTGCCTGATTATGGATACACGCTCAGCGATTTTACATTTACCCGCTATTTTATGGAGATAATGATTGATGCATTATTTCTGACACTCGGTACAGCGCCGGCACGCTGGCTGGTTGAGCAGTTTTCACCCTCCTTTATTGGTAAATTGTTTGAACATAGCCGCAAAATCTGGAAAAAGTCAACGCATAAGATTAAAAGACAGGATCTTCAGTAA
- a CDS encoding class I SAM-dependent methyltransferase, whose translation MKKLKKNSWSDSDVEAHWDRVANIYVQENNKVKDTHDQRFYETVLHLDLQPDSTILNITSRDGEANAHVLKHQPGVSIVNAEISSGLMDVASKLQPDIQQVKLSTYSNLPFYSNQFTRIICLETLEHVADPVAFLNELYRVSTPDARLVLSCPPATSEIPYQVFTFLFGGHGEGPHRFLPSREVKALFKETGWKLILHKGTVLLPVGPKVLRNAAEKLMEKLQGTFISEFGIRQFYVCTKY comes from the coding sequence ATGAAAAAACTGAAGAAAAATAGCTGGAGCGACAGTGATGTGGAAGCGCATTGGGATCGTGTAGCAAATATTTATGTTCAGGAAAACAATAAAGTAAAAGACACGCATGATCAGCGCTTCTACGAAACGGTGCTTCATCTTGATCTTCAACCCGATTCAACCATACTCAACATTACTTCGCGCGATGGCGAGGCGAATGCCCATGTTTTAAAACACCAGCCCGGCGTAAGTATTGTGAATGCCGAAATATCTTCAGGCTTGATGGATGTTGCAAGTAAGTTACAGCCAGATATTCAACAGGTTAAATTGAGTACATATAGCAATCTGCCTTTTTATTCAAACCAGTTTACGAGGATTATTTGCCTCGAAACACTTGAACATGTGGCAGACCCCGTTGCTTTTCTTAATGAACTTTATCGCGTATCCACGCCTGATGCGCGATTGGTGCTTAGTTGTCCGCCTGCAACCAGCGAAATACCTTATCAGGTTTTTACCTTTTTATTTGGAGGGCATGGCGAAGGCCCTCATCGTTTTTTACCTTCGCGTGAGGTAAAGGCCCTGTTCAAAGAAACCGGATGGAAGTTGATTTTGCACAAAGGAACAGTGCTACTCCCGGTTGGCCCGAAAGTGTTGCGAAATGCCGCTGAGAAGCTGATGGAAAAGCTGCAGGGGACATTTATTTCTGAATTTGGAATACGACAATTCTATGTCTGCACGAAGTATTGA
- a CDS encoding glycosyltransferase family 2 protein — MENSQQLATIIIPAYNEETGIGPLLQKMISNNLHQKYEIIVVDDGSNDRTAEIVKQYPVRLILHGTNKGYGAALKTGIRKALCNKVIMLDSDGQHDPSYIDIVYNMLADYDMVIGERDSTSHQVSSRKSGKWIIRKTGEMLVDQKLPDYNSGMRGFQRDLILNLLHLMPNGFSFSTTSTLSFLKEGYSIGTFPINVVERVGRSSNVRFIKDGSKTFLLLFRIIMLFNPLKVFFPASLLFTFGGLVWGVNGYFFFGRFPNTGMILITLGMFMFFFGLLADQIAILNRKKG, encoded by the coding sequence ATGGAGAATTCGCAACAGCTTGCCACCATCATTATTCCTGCTTACAACGAAGAAACCGGCATTGGTCCGTTATTGCAGAAAATGATTTCAAACAATCTTCATCAAAAATATGAAATCATCGTGGTTGATGATGGTTCTAATGATCGCACTGCTGAAATAGTTAAACAATATCCGGTTCGACTCATTCTGCACGGAACCAATAAAGGTTATGGAGCTGCACTAAAAACCGGTATTCGTAAAGCCCTCTGTAATAAAGTAATTATGCTCGATTCCGACGGGCAGCACGACCCGTCTTATATTGATATCGTTTACAATATGCTTGCCGATTATGACATGGTGATTGGTGAACGTGATAGCACATCGCATCAGGTGAGCAGCCGTAAAAGCGGGAAGTGGATTATCAGGAAAACAGGTGAAATGCTGGTTGACCAGAAATTGCCCGATTACAACTCAGGCATGAGAGGATTTCAACGGGATTTAATTCTTAATCTTTTACACCTGATGCCTAATGGTTTTTCTTTCTCAACCACCTCTACGCTTTCATTTCTGAAAGAGGGATACAGCATTGGGACATTTCCCATTAATGTTGTTGAACGGGTAGGCCGAAGCAGCAATGTAAGGTTTATCAAAGATGGATCTAAAACATTCCTTTTGCTTTTCAGAATTATTATGTTGTTTAATCCTTTAAAAGTCTTTTTCCCCGCCAGTTTGCTTTTTACTTTTGGTGGTTTAGTTTGGGGCGTTAACGGATATTTTTTCTTTGGAAGGTTTCCGAATACAGGCATGATTCTGATTACATTGGGGATGTTTATGTTCTTTTTTGGCTTATTGGCCGATCAGATTGCCATTCTCAACAGGAAAAAAGGCTAA
- a CDS encoding HIT family protein — protein MASIFSRIVSGEIPAYKIAEDDNFLAFLDISPLAEGHTLVIPKKEIDYIFDIEDPLYEAFFVFAKKVAHAIKAVIPCSKVGIAVIGLEVAHAHIHLIPINTIYDIDFSREKLKLSPERLQKIADAIAEKI, from the coding sequence ATGGCAAGTATATTTTCAAGGATTGTAAGTGGTGAAATTCCTGCTTATAAGATTGCTGAAGATGATAACTTTTTAGCTTTTCTCGATATCAGCCCGCTGGCTGAAGGGCATACTCTGGTTATTCCTAAAAAGGAAATTGATTATATTTTCGACATCGAAGACCCACTGTATGAAGCCTTCTTCGTTTTTGCAAAAAAAGTAGCGCACGCGATTAAAGCTGTTATTCCCTGCTCAAAAGTGGGTATTGCTGTTATAGGGCTTGAAGTCGCTCATGCCCATATTCACCTTATTCCAATCAATACGATTTATGATATTGATTTTAGCAGGGAAAAACTCAAGCTAAGTCCTGAAAGACTTCAGAAGATTGCTGATGCTATCGCTGAAAAAATATAA
- the greA gene encoding transcription elongation factor GreA, whose amino-acid sequence MYYTTEGLNKLKAELEQLISVERPSISQQIAEARDKGDLSENAEYDAAKNAQGMLELKISKLQETIRNARIIDESKLDSSKVLILSTVKIKNTKNNATMTYSLVPENEADLKSGKISVNSPIAKGLLGKTVGDSVDIQVPAGKMTFEIVEILR is encoded by the coding sequence ATGTATTACACAACAGAAGGGCTTAATAAATTAAAAGCTGAACTCGAGCAGTTGATTAGTGTGGAGCGCCCCTCAATTTCACAGCAAATTGCTGAAGCGCGCGACAAAGGTGATTTGTCGGAAAATGCGGAGTATGATGCTGCAAAAAATGCACAAGGAATGCTTGAACTGAAAATTTCAAAACTTCAGGAAACTATCCGTAATGCACGGATTATTGACGAGTCAAAGCTTGATAGCAGCAAGGTGCTTATTCTGTCAACTGTAAAAATAAAAAATACAAAGAATAATGCCACAATGACTTATTCTCTGGTTCCTGAAAATGAAGCCGATTTGAAAAGTGGTAAAATTTCTGTAAATTCACCTATTGCAAAAGGTCTTCTGGGTAAAACCGTTGGCGATAGTGTTGATATTCAGGTGCCTGCTGGAAAAATGACGTTTGAAATAGTAGAAATATTGCGTTAA
- a CDS encoding PorV/PorQ family protein, protein MNKIFKYFAALLLTGVLFVPFNHLTAGNKDRTGQAGASELLINPWARSSGWGGVNIAAVKGLEGLFGNVAGTAHTKGTEMIFSHTRWLEGSEISLNTFGLTQKVGETGVIGLGIMSMKFGDIPITTEDLPDGGIGNFSPNYMNINISYAKAFSSSIYGGINIKIVSEVISDVSAQGIALDAGIQYVTGPRDNVRFGITLRNVGPTMRFSGDGLSIRSLLPGQESYFTLEQRSADFELPTQLAMGASYDFKISEMHRLTLAGSFVSNSFTKDQFVFGAEYELKSYLMLRGGYSYEEGITSKTERTTAFTGPSAGFTVAVPIDKEKGSSIAIDYSYRATDPFNGTHSIGARINL, encoded by the coding sequence ATGAACAAGATCTTTAAATACTTCGCTGCCTTATTATTGACCGGAGTTTTGTTTGTTCCTTTCAATCATCTGACTGCCGGTAACAAGGACAGAACAGGTCAGGCAGGTGCATCAGAGTTACTTATCAATCCCTGGGCACGCAGCTCAGGATGGGGTGGCGTAAACATTGCTGCTGTTAAAGGACTCGAAGGACTGTTTGGGAATGTTGCCGGAACAGCGCATACTAAAGGAACAGAAATGATTTTTTCGCATACCCGCTGGCTGGAAGGAAGTGAGATTAGTCTCAATACTTTCGGACTTACACAAAAAGTTGGCGAAACCGGAGTGATTGGTTTGGGTATTATGTCGATGAAATTCGGTGATATTCCTATTACTACTGAGGATTTACCTGATGGTGGTATCGGAAATTTTTCTCCCAACTACATGAATATTAATATTTCTTATGCCAAAGCGTTTTCGAGCAGCATTTACGGAGGTATTAATATCAAGATAGTTTCTGAGGTTATCTCTGATGTAAGCGCTCAGGGAATTGCACTGGATGCTGGTATTCAGTACGTAACCGGTCCTCGTGATAATGTGAGGTTTGGTATCACCCTACGCAATGTGGGCCCAACCATGAGATTCAGCGGAGATGGTTTATCTATCCGTAGTCTGTTACCAGGACAGGAGAGCTATTTTACACTTGAACAGCGTTCAGCTGACTTTGAGTTGCCAACACAATTAGCTATGGGTGCTTCGTATGATTTCAAAATTTCTGAGATGCATCGCTTAACGCTGGCCGGCAGTTTTGTTTCAAATTCATTTACCAAGGACCAGTTTGTTTTTGGTGCCGAATATGAACTCAAATCTTATCTGATGCTCAGAGGTGGTTATAGCTATGAAGAAGGAATTACAAGTAAAACTGAACGTACTACTGCCTTTACTGGCCCAAGTGCAGGTTTTACAGTAGCCGTGCCTATTGACAAGGAAAAAGGTTCTTCAATTGCTATTGATTATTCTTACAGAGCAACTGATCCATTTAACGGAACACACAGTATAGGAGCACGCATTAACCTCTAG
- a CDS encoding T9SS type A sorting domain-containing protein, whose protein sequence is MKNILRIPLVVLLGILLSIPGYADYYKGAVNKSEATIKATAAGCLPGAGFKYLEVNNVRTRINTGGDMWWDFEVAQYEIPKGSRKTSMFSAALWIGGIDVNDQLKLAALKFRQGPNAGSPGSGNDFWPGPITIDGTAAIGEETCAEYDKLFPITRTEIDQYLAWWDNKAAYPGYQIPQSILEWPAHGDITKKQSYYLAPFFDRDGNGDYDPELGDYPYYDISNELCHSSVQTKEGEEGIVKGGLLADQVIKGDATLWWVFNDKGNIHTETQGTPIGLEIRAQAFGFATNDEINNMTFYSYEIINRSTYRLTGTYFSQWVDTDLGFATDDYVGCDVDRGLGYSYNGKPKDGDGQFWAYGDQPPAIGVDFFQGPYMDPDGSDNPSFKGDGLLGPSFNGDCSIVGLNGSTMNMEYGNEGNIQSGNFIVRSEAINGVNFGNGIVDDERFGMRRFVYHNNSDAPGPYMQDPKYAPQYYNYLKGIWLDNTKMLYGGNGHVSTGAYGPECDFMFPGDTDVCDWGTGGLPPAGQKYWTEEAALNKEGDRRFMQSAGPFVLEPGAVNYITVGIPWARAASGGPWASVKLLQVVDDKCQLLFDNCFAVVSGPNAPDLVLRELDKEIIFFIKNKKTNDAGNNFNESYKELDPAILAVANSTGYDFDPYYRFEGYQVFQLKDASVSVADIHDQKLARLVYQCDVKNGVKQLVNHNFDQALNANVPVEEVNGADLGVSHTFRLTEDAFTGQSLINHKQYYYLAIAYGQNEYMKYSADPGSQEEGIIGLGGQKKVYLAGRKNIKVYPGIPHKVVGTTAANADFGDGVEITRLQGQGNGGNVLELSDETVNEIMSKSPVDSLNQLGSADYPIAYHPKYKQGKGPIDIRIIDPLSVKDAEYVIAFDSLVPYYQLIGADSTINYKAHWRLIDQTNNVVYKSDTTISYKNEQLLTELGLAITIGQPLDPGPYKVGINADDAAIYEIITENNGVLTSDFTFADSSRIWITNVPDIDGVPSLNWIRSGVVTDIANPANNDYSMPAKPFDPNSNYEKVVSATWAPYIMTASSEQDAAYGPAFRNISKVASSFTDVASVDVVYTADKSKWTRCPVIEMCADRTLAEGGVDRFNIRAGQSVDKDGNPAPVGSGVSTNPEDPNYIAETGMGWFPGYAINLETGERLNMVFGENSWLVGENGRDMIFNPSSTFNTPSDLVLGGMHYVYVFAHTEGKSIAIANIPAYDAGKTLRNSIPVSLGGGTQRALVYSSAMWVSIPIKVAGQEWLSNDAKVSIRISKPYKRFYSSTHDSTMMANDNENRNYPMYAFSTKNVATTNNNIEKAKTELDLITVVPNPYYAYSTYETNQLDNRVKITNLPQKCTVTIYSTNGSVIRQFTKDEVGTSIEWDLKNYAGIPIAGGVYLIHVKADGVGEKIVKWFGSLRPIDLNAF, encoded by the coding sequence ATGAAAAATATACTCCGCATACCATTGGTCGTTTTGCTCGGTATTTTACTGTCTATCCCCGGCTATGCCGATTACTATAAGGGAGCAGTCAATAAATCTGAAGCAACGATAAAAGCTACTGCAGCTGGCTGTTTGCCAGGTGCTGGCTTTAAATATCTTGAAGTAAACAATGTTCGTACCCGTATCAACACTGGTGGTGATATGTGGTGGGACTTTGAAGTTGCCCAGTATGAAATTCCTAAAGGATCGCGCAAGACATCTATGTTTTCAGCTGCTCTCTGGATTGGAGGAATTGACGTTAATGATCAGCTGAAACTTGCAGCATTGAAATTCCGTCAGGGTCCAAATGCAGGTAGCCCCGGTTCGGGAAATGATTTCTGGCCAGGCCCTATCACTATTGATGGTACTGCAGCTATTGGTGAAGAAACCTGTGCTGAATATGATAAACTGTTCCCGATTACCAGAACTGAAATTGATCAATACCTTGCATGGTGGGACAATAAAGCAGCTTATCCGGGTTATCAGATTCCGCAGTCAATTCTTGAATGGCCAGCTCATGGTGATATAACCAAGAAACAAAGTTATTATCTGGCTCCTTTCTTTGACCGCGATGGTAATGGTGATTATGATCCTGAACTAGGTGATTATCCTTATTATGACATCTCTAACGAACTTTGCCATTCAAGTGTTCAAACCAAAGAAGGTGAAGAAGGAATTGTTAAAGGTGGTTTATTGGCCGACCAGGTTATTAAGGGTGATGCTACATTATGGTGGGTGTTTAATGATAAAGGAAATATCCATACTGAAACCCAGGGTACTCCTATCGGACTCGAAATCCGCGCTCAGGCATTTGGTTTTGCTACCAATGATGAAATCAACAACATGACTTTTTACAGTTATGAAATTATCAACCGTTCTACTTATCGTTTAACAGGTACTTACTTCAGCCAGTGGGTTGATACTGACCTTGGCTTTGCGACTGATGACTATGTAGGTTGTGATGTTGACCGTGGATTAGGATATTCATACAACGGAAAACCTAAGGATGGTGATGGTCAGTTCTGGGCATATGGCGATCAGCCCCCTGCAATTGGTGTTGACTTCTTCCAGGGACCTTATATGGATCCCGATGGTTCAGATAATCCTTCTTTTAAAGGAGATGGTTTATTAGGCCCCAGCTTTAACGGCGATTGTAGCATTGTTGGTCTGAATGGATCAACCATGAACATGGAGTATGGTAATGAAGGAAATATCCAGAGTGGAAACTTTATCGTTCGCTCCGAAGCGATAAATGGTGTAAACTTCGGTAACGGTATTGTGGATGATGAACGTTTTGGTATGCGTCGTTTTGTATATCACAATAATTCTGATGCTCCCGGCCCATATATGCAGGACCCCAAATATGCTCCTCAGTATTACAATTACCTGAAAGGTATCTGGCTTGATAATACCAAAATGCTTTATGGTGGTAACGGTCACGTTTCTACCGGTGCTTATGGTCCTGAATGTGATTTCATGTTCCCGGGCGATACTGATGTTTGCGATTGGGGTACTGGTGGGCTTCCTCCTGCTGGTCAGAAATACTGGACAGAAGAAGCTGCACTGAACAAAGAAGGTGACCGCCGTTTTATGCAGTCAGCTGGTCCTTTCGTTCTTGAACCAGGAGCTGTTAACTATATTACGGTTGGTATTCCCTGGGCACGTGCTGCATCAGGTGGCCCATGGGCTTCAGTTAAACTTTTGCAGGTGGTTGATGATAAATGTCAGTTACTTTTCGACAACTGCTTTGCTGTAGTTAGTGGTCCTAACGCTCCTGACCTCGTGTTAAGAGAACTTGATAAAGAAATTATTTTCTTTATTAAAAACAAAAAGACCAACGATGCCGGAAATAACTTTAACGAAAGTTATAAAGAGTTAGATCCAGCTATTCTGGCTGTTGCCAATAGCACCGGATATGACTTTGACCCATATTACCGTTTTGAAGGTTATCAGGTGTTCCAGCTGAAAGATGCCAGCGTTTCTGTGGCTGACATACATGATCAGAAACTGGCCCGCCTGGTTTATCAGTGCGACGTTAAAAACGGCGTAAAACAATTGGTAAATCACAACTTTGATCAGGCCTTGAATGCAAACGTTCCTGTTGAGGAAGTAAACGGTGCTGATTTAGGTGTTTCGCATACATTCCGTTTGACAGAAGATGCATTTACCGGACAAAGTCTTATTAACCACAAACAATATTACTACCTGGCTATTGCCTATGGTCAGAACGAGTATATGAAATACAGCGCTGACCCGGGTTCTCAGGAAGAAGGTATTATTGGTCTTGGCGGACAGAAGAAGGTTTACCTTGCTGGTCGCAAGAATATCAAAGTATATCCTGGTATTCCTCATAAAGTTGTGGGTACTACTGCTGCTAATGCTGATTTTGGTGATGGCGTTGAAATTACTCGCCTCCAGGGCCAGGGTAATGGTGGAAATGTATTGGAACTTTCTGACGAAACCGTCAATGAAATTATGTCAAAAAGCCCGGTTGATTCATTGAACCAGCTTGGTAGTGCAGATTATCCTATTGCTTATCATCCTAAATACAAACAGGGAAAAGGACCTATAGATATCCGTATTATTGATCCTTTAAGTGTGAAAGATGCTGAGTATGTTATCGCTTTTGATTCACTGGTGCCTTATTATCAGCTAATTGGTGCTGATAGTACCATCAACTATAAAGCTCACTGGAGACTGATTGATCAGACCAATAACGTGGTTTATAAATCTGATACTACCATCTCTTATAAAAATGAGCAACTGCTTACCGAGCTTGGTTTGGCTATCACCATTGGACAGCCTTTAGATCCAGGTCCTTATAAAGTAGGTATTAATGCTGATGATGCTGCCATTTATGAAATCATTACTGAAAACAATGGTGTACTGACTTCTGATTTTACATTTGCTGACAGTTCAAGAATCTGGATAACCAATGTTCCTGATATTGACGGGGTACCTTCATTAAACTGGATTAGGTCAGGTGTAGTAACTGATATTGCCAACCCGGCAAACAATGACTACAGTATGCCAGCTAAACCGTTTGACCCGAACAGTAACTACGAAAAAGTGGTTTCTGCTACATGGGCGCCTTATATTATGACAGCTTCTTCTGAACAGGATGCAGCTTATGGACCTGCTTTCAGAAATATTTCAAAAGTGGCTTCGAGCTTTACCGATGTTGCCAGTGTGGATGTGGTGTATACTGCTGATAAGAGCAAGTGGACCCGTTGTCCTGTAATTGAAATGTGCGCCGACAGAACCCTGGCTGAGGGTGGAGTTGACAGATTTAACATCAGAGCCGGGCAATCGGTTGATAAAGATGGTAATCCAGCCCCTGTGGGTAGTGGTGTAAGTACCAACCCTGAGGATCCTAACTATATTGCCGAAACTGGTATGGGTTGGTTCCCCGGATATGCTATCAATCTCGAAACAGGTGAACGTTTGAATATGGTATTTGGTGAAAATTCATGGCTGGTTGGCGAAAATGGCCGCGATATGATTTTCAACCCGAGCAGTACTTTCAACACACCGTCAGATTTGGTTCTCGGAGGTATGCATTACGTATATGTATTTGCTCATACCGAAGGAAAATCCATTGCAATTGCCAATATTCCTGCATATGATGCTGGTAAAACATTGCGCAATAGTATCCCTGTTAGCCTTGGAGGTGGAACACAACGTGCGCTTGTATATTCAAGTGCCATGTGGGTAAGTATTCCTATAAAGGTTGCTGGTCAGGAGTGGTTATCTAATGACGCTAAAGTAAGTATTCGTATCTCTAAACCATACAAACGCTTCTATAGCTCAACGCACGATAGCACTATGATGGCTAATGACAATGAGAACAGAAACTACCCGATGTATGCATTTTCTACCAAAAATGTGGCTACAACGAATAATAATATCGAAAAAGCTAAAACTGAGTTAGATTTGATTACAGTAGTTCCTAATCCTTACTATGCATATTCAACTTATGAAACCAATCAGTTGGATAACAGGGTTAAAATTACCAACCTTCCTCAGAAATGTACGGTAACCATTTATTCTACCAATGGCTCTGTAATCCGTCAGTTTACTAAAGATGAAGTGGGAACATCCATTGAATGGGATTTGAAGAATTATGCCGGAATTCCTATTGCAGGTGGTGTTTACCTGATTCATGTTAAAGCAGATGGCGTTGGCGAAAAAATTGTTAAATGGTTCGGCTCATTACGTCCGATTGACCTTAATGCTTTTTGA